The following are encoded in a window of Lates calcarifer isolate ASB-BC8 linkage group LG20, TLL_Latcal_v3, whole genome shotgun sequence genomic DNA:
- the nop16 gene encoding nucleolar protein 16: MPKAKKSGKRKKFDYNQDRKKMKKKFIKKCNPRIENPQIRNAWDDKKSMARNLQEMGLAFDPNRTLPIKKQRLLSDDKETKAPVNIVTKPYVLNQLEEEASRPEKDSKTLSSDLIEYVQYMIQEHKDDYKAMARDEKNYYQDTPKQIKRKINEYKRCHPQHYDAFISSLSVPQPMDQ, encoded by the exons atgccgAAAGCCAAGAAGTCCGGCAAGAGGAAGAAGTTCGACTACAACCAGGACcggaagaagatgaagaagaagttCATAAAGAAATGCAACCCGAGGATAGAGAA tCCACAGATTCGAAACGCCTGGGACGACAAGAAGTCGATGGCCAGGAACCTGCAGGAGATGGGTCTGGCGTTTGATCCGAACCGGACTCTGCCGATAAAGAAACAGAGG CTCCTCAGCGACGACAAAGAGACTAAAGCTCCCGTCAACATCGTCACCAAGCCCTACGTCCTCAACC AGCTGGAAGAGGAGGCCAGCCGTCCGGAGAAAGACTCCAAGACGTTATCCTCAGACCTGATCGAGTACGTTCAGTACATGATCCAAGAACACAAAGACGACTACAAG gcGATGGCCAGAGATGAGAAGAACTACTACCAGGACACACCCAAACAGATCAAGAGGAAAATCAACGAGTACAAGCGCTGCCACCCGCAGCACTACGACGCCTTCATCAGCTCGTTATCTGTTCCACAGCCGATGGACCAGTAG